One window from the genome of Haemorhous mexicanus isolate bHaeMex1 chromosome 22, bHaeMex1.pri, whole genome shotgun sequence encodes:
- the SRSF1 gene encoding serine/arginine-rich splicing factor 1: MSGGGVIRGPAGNNDCRIYVGNLPPDIRTKDIEDVFYKYGAIRDIDLKNRRGGPPFAFVEFEDPRDAEDAVYGRDGYDYDGYRLRVEFPRSGRGTGRGGGGGGGGGAPRGRYGPPSRRSEYRVIVSGLPPSGSWQDLKDHMREAGDVCYADVFRDGTGVVEFVRKEDMTYAVRKLDNTKFRSHEGETAYIRVKVDGPRSPSYGRSRSRSRSRSRSRSRSNSRSRSYSPRRSRGSPRYSPRHSRSRSRT, from the exons ATGTCCGGCGGCGGCGTCATCCGCGGCCCGGCCGGCAACAACGACTGCCGCATCTACGTGGGGAACCTGCCCCCCGACATCCGCACCAAGGACATCGAGGACGTGTTCTACAAGTACGGCGCCATCCGCGACATCGACTTGAAGAACCGCCGCGGGGGTCCGCCCTTCGCCTTCGTCGAGTTTGAGGACCCCAG GGACGCGGAGGACGCCGTCTACGGGCGGGACGGCTACGACTACGATGGGTATCGCCTCCGCGTGGAGTTCCCTCGGAGCGGCCGCGGCACCGGCagaggaggcggcggcggcggggggggaGGAGCCCCCCGGGGCAGGTACGGCCCCCCGTCCCGGCGCTCGGAGTACAGAGTGATCGTCTCGG GGCTGCCTCCAAGTGGAAGTTGGCAGGATTTAAAGGATCACATGCGTGAAGCAGGTGATGTATGTTATGCTGATGTTTTCCGAGATGGCACTGGTGTCGTGGAGTTTGTGCGGAAGGAAGACATGACCTACGCTGTGCGAAAGCTGGATAACACTAAATTTAGATCTCACGAG GGAGAAACTGCCTACATCCGTGTTAAAGTTGATGGCCCAAGAAGCCCAAGCTATGGAAGATCTCGGTCCCGCAGCCGTAGTCGTAGCAGGAGCCGTAGTCGAAGCAACAGCAGAAGCCGCAGTTATTCCCCAAGAAGAAGCAGAGGATCTCCACGCTACTCTCCCCGCCACAGCAGATCCCGATCTCGTACATAA